In one Dunckerocampus dactyliophorus isolate RoL2022-P2 chromosome 9, RoL_Ddac_1.1, whole genome shotgun sequence genomic region, the following are encoded:
- the morc3a gene encoding MORC family CW-type zinc finger protein 3a isoform X1 — protein sequence MADHPDRGVPLSTLSPKFLHTNSTSHTWPFSAIAELIDNACDPDVQAKQFWIDKTVIKGHECLSFMDNGNGLDHEAMHKMLSFGYSDKVAVNGIEPIGMYGNGFKSGSMRLGKDAIVFSKSKDTSCVGMLSQTYLEQINAQQIIVPIACFEHTGQKTMHVREEHKASLQDILRYSPFKMESDLLLEISAISSTWSDVTTGTRIIIWNLRRTSTGTLEFDFQKDRYDIQIPSDVYEALNQPFERIPSHIPESVYSLRAYCSILYLKPRMQVVIRGQKVKTQLIAKSLAKSETDRYKPNFLNKRVPIIFGYNTKSKDHYGIMMYHKNRLIKAYERIGCQLKPNNKGVGVIGVIECNFLDPTHNKQSFIENDKYRKTMNSLASKLDDYCNQICYKMETDMPGSSVEDICKRPDQTWVQCDSCQKWRKLPDGIDCSRLPDNWFCHMNPEPQFRNCEVLEEPEDSDDDQPSYRKTYKQKAKENKQRKQMAGHSLSTPSPSGSTFKGVTQKEPRIAPPMTTVLSPSACSPSGSSGLPRISSVCSLSTPPTRGKRGNSTEPQTTPKRQRVSALVDVSPLSPAAGPSGGNESFSTPKPKTLRFDSSNLKTKIGQSEAHVSNELNAAGSACSTAPSPRVMHSVTQTDSPKEMVKNENMEEIHQTEGGVNECSIQQKSNGETHRSNSSQMGQNIYSIDSDDDVIFQSFHWRLDAPDVKREEHPEVDVNSYQSSQTGLPKDYKSLFEKARQNINQLISDRADLLKAAETKPSTAAGEEEVDDITRQVESLVRKLDERTRERDQLRSQLDSLEGEKASLSLQCEELRMRLQQQQLTEQTARHGDGAPLQNDTCTTQTDNRAPDPDAYKRLIELRHNIGRLLVNFVPFLDLGQVNYECNVIDEMVEQVVSDDKSSNWIKASCSNCTRR from the exons ATGGCGGATCATCCAGATCGCGGAGTTCCTCTAAGTACT CTTTCGCCTAAGTTTCTTCATACGAATTCTACCAGCCATACCTGGCCCTTCAGTGCCATCGCCGAGCTCATAG ACAATGCCTGCGATCCAGATGTCCAGGCCAAACAGTTCTGGATCGATAAGACCGTCATCAAAGGACACGAATGCCTCAGTTTTATGGATAATGGAAACGGTCTGGACCATGAGGCCATGCATAAAATGCTCAG CTTTGGTTACAGCGACAAAGTGGCTGTGAATGGCATTGAGCCCATTGGAATGTACGGCAATGGTTTCAAATCTGGATCCATGCGTCTTGGGAAAGACGCCATCGTTTTTTCCAAGTCCAAGGATACCTCGTGTGTCGGGATGCTCTCTCAAACAtacctggaacagattaacgcCCAACAGATCATTGTGCCTATTGCCTGCTTTGAGCATACAGGCCAGAAAACCA TGCATGTAAGAGAGGAGCACAAAGCCAGTCTGCAGGACATCTTGCGCTACTCTCCTTTCAAGATGGAGTCAGACCTGCTGTTGGAGATCAGCGCCATTAGCTCCACCTGGTCCGACGTGACCACCGGCACACGCATCATCATCTGGAACCTCCGCAG GACATCCACTGGCACATTAGAATTTGATTTTCAGAAAGATCGTTACGATATCCAAATTCCATCCGACGTCTACGAAGCGTTGAACCAGCCTTTTGAGAGAATCCCATCACACATACCCGAGAGTGTATACTCGCTTAGG GCATACTGCAGTATTCTGTACCTGAAGCCTCGCATGCAAGTCGTCATACGAGGTCAGAAGGTGAAAACCCAACTGATTGCCAAGAGTCTGGCTAAGAGTGAAACGGACCGCTACAAGCCCAATTTCCTT AACAAACGAGTGCCCATTATTTTTGGCTACAACACCAAAAGCAAAGACCATTATGGCATCATGATGTATCACAAGAATCGTCTCATCAAAGCCTATGAGCGTATAGGCTGCCAGCTCAAG CCCAACAACAAAGGTGTCGGGGTTATCGGTGTCATAGAGTGCAACTTTCTAGACCCTACGCACAACAAACAAAGCTTCATTGAGAATGACAAGTACAG GAAAACTATGAACAGTTTGGCATCCAAACTAGATGATTACTGTAATCAAATCTGCTACAAAATGGAAACGGACATGCCAGGCAGCAGCGTGGAAGATATCTG TAAGCGTCCAGATCAGACCTGGGTGCAGTGTGACAGTTGCCAGAAATGGCGCAAACTTCCTGACGGAATCGACTGCAGCAGGCTGCCCGACAATTGGTTCTGTCACATGAATCCCGAGCCTCAGTTCAG GAACTGCGAGGTTCTGGAGGAGCCAGAAGACTCAGATGATGACCAGCCGTCATATCGAAAAACCTACAAGCAAAA AGCAAAGGAGAACAAACAGAGAAAACAGATG GCTGGCCATTCCTTGTCTACTCCCTCTCCTTCAGGAAGTACTTTTAAAGGCGTGACGCAAAAAGAGCCTAGGATTGCCCCACCGATGACCACCGTCCTTTCACCATCTG CTTGCAGCCCTTCTGGTAGCAGTGGTCTTCCTCGTATTTCAAGCGTGTGCTCCCTGTCGACACCTCCCACAAG GGGAAAAAGAGGGAACTCCACTGAGCCACAAACTACTCCAAAAAGGCAAAGAGTAAGTGCTTTGGTCGATGTGAGCCCACTCAGCCCTGCTGCAGGTCCCTCAGGTGGCAATGAGTCTTTCAGTACCCCCAAGCCCAAAACATTGCGTTTTGATTCAAGTAACTTGAAGACCAAGATAGGGCAAAGTGAAGCTCATGTCAGCAATGAATTGAACGCCGCAGGAAGCGCTTGCTCCACTGCGCCATCTCCCCGCGTTATGCACTCTGTCACCCAGACAGATTCACCAAAAGAAATGGTGAAAAATGAGAACATGGAGgaaattcaccaaacagaagGTGGGGTCAACGAGTGCAGCATTCAGCAAAAAAGCAATGGAGAGACTCATAGAAGTAACTCCAGTCAGATGGGACAAAATATATACTCTATCGACAGCGATGACGATGTAATCTTTCAGTCCTTTCATTGGCGTTTGGATGCACCTGATGTGAAGCGTGAGGAACATCCAGAGGTTGATGTGAATTCCTACCAATCAAGCCAGACGGGGCTGCCAAAGGACTACAAAAGCTTGTTTGAAAAGGCCAGACAAAACATTAATCAGCTCATAAGCGACAGAGCTGATTTACTGAAAGCTGCCGAGACCAAACCCAGCACTGCCGCAGGCGAGGAGGAGGTGGACGACATCACTCGGCAAGTTGAATCTCTTGTCCGGAAGCTGGATGAAAGAACCAGGGAGAGGGATCAACTGCGCTCACAG TTGGACAGTCTTGAGGGGGAGAAGGCAAGCCTGTCATTGCAGTGTGAGGAGCTGAGGATGaggctgcagcagcagcagctcactgAGCAAACAGCGCGCCATGGAGATGGTGCTCCACTGCAGAATGATACTTGTACTACACAGACAGACAACAGAGCTCCCGATCCGGATGCGTACAAAAG GTTGATTGAGCTACGTCACAACATTGGACGCCTACTTGTCAACTTTGTGCCTTTTCTGGACCTGGGACAAGTCAATTATGAGTGTAATGTCATTGATGAGATGGTGGAACAAGTTGTCTCTGATGACAAGTCTTCGAACTGGATTAAAGCCTCGTGCTCAAACTGTACTCGTAGGTAG
- the morc3a gene encoding MORC family CW-type zinc finger protein 3a isoform X2, whose translation MADHPDRGVPLSTLSPKFLHTNSTSHTWPFSAIAELIDNACDPDVQAKQFWIDKTVIKGHECLSFMDNGNGLDHEAMHKMLSFGYSDKVAVNGIEPIGMYGNGFKSGSMRLGKDAIVFSKSKDTSCVGMLSQTYLEQINAQQIIVPIACFEHTGQKTMHVREEHKASLQDILRYSPFKMESDLLLEISAISSTWSDVTTGTRIIIWNLRRTSTGTLEFDFQKDRYDIQIPSDVYEALNQPFERIPSHIPESVYSLRAYCSILYLKPRMQVVIRGQKVKTQLIAKSLAKSETDRYKPNFLNKRVPIIFGYNTKSKDHYGIMMYHKNRLIKAYERIGCQLKPNNKGVGVIGVIECNFLDPTHNKQSFIENDKYRKTMNSLASKLDDYCNQICYKMETDMPGSSVEDICKRPDQTWVQCDSCQKWRKLPDGIDCSRLPDNWFCHMNPEPQFRNCEVLEEPEDSDDDQPSYRKTYKQKAKENKQRKQMAGHSLSTPSPSGSTFKGVTQKEPRIAPPMTTVLSPSACSPSGSSGLPRISSVCSLSTPPTRGKRGNSTEPQTTPKRQRVSALVDVSPLSPAAGPSGGNESFSTPKPKTLRFDSSNLKTKIGQSEAHVSNELNAAGSACSTAPSPRVMHSVTQTDSPKEMVKNENMEEIHQTEGGVNECSIQQKSNGETHRSNSSQMGQNIYSIDSDDDVIFQSFHWRLDAPDVKREEHPEVDVNSYQSSQTGLPKDYKSLFEKARQNINQLISDRADLLKAAETKPSTAAGEEEVDDITRQVESLVRKLDERTRERDQLRSQFALPAPPLPQGKSAPKPVLLSPPRSSSPACRNPPWTVDLSAQTK comes from the exons ATGGCGGATCATCCAGATCGCGGAGTTCCTCTAAGTACT CTTTCGCCTAAGTTTCTTCATACGAATTCTACCAGCCATACCTGGCCCTTCAGTGCCATCGCCGAGCTCATAG ACAATGCCTGCGATCCAGATGTCCAGGCCAAACAGTTCTGGATCGATAAGACCGTCATCAAAGGACACGAATGCCTCAGTTTTATGGATAATGGAAACGGTCTGGACCATGAGGCCATGCATAAAATGCTCAG CTTTGGTTACAGCGACAAAGTGGCTGTGAATGGCATTGAGCCCATTGGAATGTACGGCAATGGTTTCAAATCTGGATCCATGCGTCTTGGGAAAGACGCCATCGTTTTTTCCAAGTCCAAGGATACCTCGTGTGTCGGGATGCTCTCTCAAACAtacctggaacagattaacgcCCAACAGATCATTGTGCCTATTGCCTGCTTTGAGCATACAGGCCAGAAAACCA TGCATGTAAGAGAGGAGCACAAAGCCAGTCTGCAGGACATCTTGCGCTACTCTCCTTTCAAGATGGAGTCAGACCTGCTGTTGGAGATCAGCGCCATTAGCTCCACCTGGTCCGACGTGACCACCGGCACACGCATCATCATCTGGAACCTCCGCAG GACATCCACTGGCACATTAGAATTTGATTTTCAGAAAGATCGTTACGATATCCAAATTCCATCCGACGTCTACGAAGCGTTGAACCAGCCTTTTGAGAGAATCCCATCACACATACCCGAGAGTGTATACTCGCTTAGG GCATACTGCAGTATTCTGTACCTGAAGCCTCGCATGCAAGTCGTCATACGAGGTCAGAAGGTGAAAACCCAACTGATTGCCAAGAGTCTGGCTAAGAGTGAAACGGACCGCTACAAGCCCAATTTCCTT AACAAACGAGTGCCCATTATTTTTGGCTACAACACCAAAAGCAAAGACCATTATGGCATCATGATGTATCACAAGAATCGTCTCATCAAAGCCTATGAGCGTATAGGCTGCCAGCTCAAG CCCAACAACAAAGGTGTCGGGGTTATCGGTGTCATAGAGTGCAACTTTCTAGACCCTACGCACAACAAACAAAGCTTCATTGAGAATGACAAGTACAG GAAAACTATGAACAGTTTGGCATCCAAACTAGATGATTACTGTAATCAAATCTGCTACAAAATGGAAACGGACATGCCAGGCAGCAGCGTGGAAGATATCTG TAAGCGTCCAGATCAGACCTGGGTGCAGTGTGACAGTTGCCAGAAATGGCGCAAACTTCCTGACGGAATCGACTGCAGCAGGCTGCCCGACAATTGGTTCTGTCACATGAATCCCGAGCCTCAGTTCAG GAACTGCGAGGTTCTGGAGGAGCCAGAAGACTCAGATGATGACCAGCCGTCATATCGAAAAACCTACAAGCAAAA AGCAAAGGAGAACAAACAGAGAAAACAGATG GCTGGCCATTCCTTGTCTACTCCCTCTCCTTCAGGAAGTACTTTTAAAGGCGTGACGCAAAAAGAGCCTAGGATTGCCCCACCGATGACCACCGTCCTTTCACCATCTG CTTGCAGCCCTTCTGGTAGCAGTGGTCTTCCTCGTATTTCAAGCGTGTGCTCCCTGTCGACACCTCCCACAAG GGGAAAAAGAGGGAACTCCACTGAGCCACAAACTACTCCAAAAAGGCAAAGAGTAAGTGCTTTGGTCGATGTGAGCCCACTCAGCCCTGCTGCAGGTCCCTCAGGTGGCAATGAGTCTTTCAGTACCCCCAAGCCCAAAACATTGCGTTTTGATTCAAGTAACTTGAAGACCAAGATAGGGCAAAGTGAAGCTCATGTCAGCAATGAATTGAACGCCGCAGGAAGCGCTTGCTCCACTGCGCCATCTCCCCGCGTTATGCACTCTGTCACCCAGACAGATTCACCAAAAGAAATGGTGAAAAATGAGAACATGGAGgaaattcaccaaacagaagGTGGGGTCAACGAGTGCAGCATTCAGCAAAAAAGCAATGGAGAGACTCATAGAAGTAACTCCAGTCAGATGGGACAAAATATATACTCTATCGACAGCGATGACGATGTAATCTTTCAGTCCTTTCATTGGCGTTTGGATGCACCTGATGTGAAGCGTGAGGAACATCCAGAGGTTGATGTGAATTCCTACCAATCAAGCCAGACGGGGCTGCCAAAGGACTACAAAAGCTTGTTTGAAAAGGCCAGACAAAACATTAATCAGCTCATAAGCGACAGAGCTGATTTACTGAAAGCTGCCGAGACCAAACCCAGCACTGCCGCAGGCGAGGAGGAGGTGGACGACATCACTCGGCAAGTTGAATCTCTTGTCCGGAAGCTGGATGAAAGAACCAGGGAGAGGGATCAACTGCGCTCACAG TTCGCTCTCCCAGCGCCACCCCTGCCCCAAGGCAAATCAGCCCCCAAGCCTGTGCTGCTCTCCCCACCACGCAGCAGCAGTCCAGCCTGCCGAAACCCACCTTGGACAGTGGACCTCTCGGCACAAACAAAATGA